One region of Peribacillus simplex genomic DNA includes:
- a CDS encoding helix-turn-helix domain-containing protein: MKNYLQAIILYAIKKFQGERSIYAIYHMLQGKKSSQTIQDAHLFGLTNIFGTIPRFTRQQLNQNIEQFLDHEYINLTDKSDAFEISMQGEGMLVDYFNDNPFPNFINGWKYHNITPVFWGRLNLLIQTISHIVHNERRFYPIQRNPKIQFFVKEFLQANRQDRELIAQHLYEELISLLESQSDLKRDVFIMKLTGTNRIGLTFEQIAKRKDLEEEFIRFTFLDSLHQMLSEMETGTGYPLLSTLIYDWQGGENPHLTQSTQTTLRYIQEGKNLGEIAEVRRLKVNTIEDHLVEIVLSDKSFPIADYVSLDDEREIAAAINELGTKKLKAIKQMVDNKQISFFQIRLVLAKIGDG, translated from the coding sequence ATGAAAAATTATCTACAGGCAATCATTCTATATGCGATAAAAAAATTTCAAGGTGAACGTTCCATTTATGCTATATACCATATGCTTCAGGGGAAAAAGTCGTCACAAACAATCCAGGATGCCCATTTATTCGGGTTGACGAATATATTTGGGACAATACCACGATTTACCCGTCAGCAGTTAAATCAAAACATTGAACAGTTCCTTGACCATGAATACATAAATTTAACGGATAAATCAGATGCATTTGAAATTAGTATGCAAGGTGAGGGGATGTTAGTCGATTACTTCAATGATAATCCTTTTCCGAATTTTATAAATGGTTGGAAGTATCACAATATCACCCCGGTTTTCTGGGGAAGGTTAAACTTACTCATTCAAACCATATCCCATATTGTCCACAATGAAAGACGTTTTTATCCGATACAAAGAAATCCCAAAATCCAATTTTTCGTAAAGGAATTTTTACAAGCCAATCGTCAGGACCGAGAGTTGATTGCGCAACATCTATATGAAGAACTGATATCCCTTTTAGAAAGTCAAAGTGATTTGAAACGAGATGTTTTCATTATGAAATTAACTGGGACAAACAGGATTGGGCTTACGTTTGAACAGATTGCAAAAAGGAAAGATCTAGAAGAAGAGTTTATCCGCTTTACTTTCCTTGACTCGTTGCATCAAATGCTTTCTGAAATGGAAACGGGAACGGGTTACCCCCTTTTGTCAACGTTGATCTATGATTGGCAAGGGGGTGAAAATCCTCATTTGACACAATCTACACAAACTACTTTACGATACATCCAAGAAGGGAAAAACCTTGGGGAAATAGCTGAGGTCCGCCGATTGAAAGTCAACACCATTGAGGATCACCTAGTCGAAATTGTCCTATCGGATAAAAGTTTTCCGATTGCCGATTATGTGTCTCTCGACGATGAGAGGGAAATTGCAGCCGCTATTAATGAACTTGGTACGAAAAAGCTTAAGGCTATCAAGCAGATGGTCGATAATAAACAGATAAGCTTTTTCCAAATCAGGCTTGTACTTGCGAAAATAGGTGATGGATGA
- a CDS encoding ferredoxin, with product MAKFTIVDKETCIACGACGAAAPDIYDYDDEGIAFVTLDDNEGIVEIPDVLIDDMMDAFEGCPTDSIKVADEAFDGDALKFE from the coding sequence ATGGCTAAATTTACTATTGTGGATAAAGAAACATGCATCGCTTGTGGCGCTTGCGGAGCAGCAGCACCAGATATATATGATTATGATGACGAAGGGATTGCATTTGTTACCCTTGACGATAACGAGGGAATCGTTGAAATTCCAGATGTACTTATAGATGACATGATGGATGCATTTGAAGGATGTCCAACGGATTCTATTAAAGTTGCTGATGAGGCATTTGACGGGGATGCACTAAAATTCGAATAA
- a CDS encoding ECF transporter S component yields MKKNKVKKTVTLAMMGSISYLLMLLNFPFPGFPPFLNVDFSDIPALMAALIFGPMAGILVEFLKNLLDLVMTGTLTAVPVGHIANFIAGILFVLPTYYVFQKINSKKGMTFALLAGTVSMAVFMSVLNYYVFLPAYTFFMGWDAMSAPESRKLITTAILPFNVIKGVLITSVFMLLFIKLQAWINKQTLYKNA; encoded by the coding sequence ATGAAAAAGAATAAAGTGAAAAAAACGGTCACACTGGCAATGATGGGAAGCATTTCTTATTTATTGATGCTTTTGAATTTTCCGTTTCCAGGATTTCCACCTTTTCTGAATGTTGATTTTAGCGACATACCAGCATTGATGGCGGCATTGATTTTTGGTCCTATGGCAGGAATTCTAGTTGAATTCCTTAAAAACCTATTGGATTTAGTCATGACAGGGACCTTGACAGCTGTACCTGTGGGGCATATTGCTAACTTTATAGCTGGAATACTGTTTGTCTTGCCAACTTATTATGTATTTCAGAAAATCAATTCAAAAAAAGGGATGACGTTCGCTTTACTTGCGGGAACAGTTTCCATGGCAGTATTTATGAGTGTTTTAAACTATTATGTCTTTTTACCGGCTTATACCTTCTTTATGGGATGGGATGCAATGTCGGCACCCGAATCAAGAAAGCTAATCACGACGGCAATCTTGCCTTTCAATGTAATTAAAGGCGTGCTTATAACATCAGTATTCATGTTGTTGTTCATTAAATTACAGGCATGGATCAATAAGCAAACATTATATAAAAATGCTTAA
- the serA gene encoding phosphoglycerate dehydrogenase — MYRILVADAIKPEGLGPLSEASHILLIQKTVEEAANELDRIDAILVRSATKVTEDLMNRMPQLKIIARAGVGVDNIDIPAATKRGIVVVNAPDGNTISTAEHTFAMMASMMRHIPQAYASLKNGEWKRSSYTGTELRGKTLGIVGFGRIGGEIAKRAKVFGMDVIVYDPFLTADRAKKMSVTSLPLDELLPKADIITVHTPLTNETRGLINKEKLLTCKKGIYVLNCARGGILDEDDLYEAIVEGHVAGAALDVFVEEPPLGHKLLELDSVIATPHLGASTKEAQLNVAVQVAQEVLTYFEGNPVSSSINLPAISKEVFEKVQPFYQLVQQMGSIASQCMKEGIQEISVTYAGESLDFDTAILTKSLISGFFKSRVDAAVNEVNALLIAKERGITVGEKISTDSLGYSNLISLKVKGDNRELTISGTYIENYGSRIVSLNDFKIDFHPESNLLYIQHTDKPGVIGNVGKILGDHGVNIATMQVGRKKAGGEAIMVLSFDEPLEDNMKQFLMEIDDITFMARISL, encoded by the coding sequence ATGTATCGGATTTTAGTGGCAGATGCCATCAAACCAGAAGGACTCGGACCGCTATCAGAGGCATCCCATATTCTTCTTATTCAGAAGACAGTAGAGGAAGCGGCAAATGAACTTGATCGGATTGATGCAATACTTGTAAGAAGTGCAACGAAGGTAACGGAAGATTTAATGAACCGTATGCCGCAGTTGAAAATCATAGCACGCGCTGGTGTCGGCGTCGATAACATAGACATCCCCGCAGCGACAAAACGCGGAATTGTCGTGGTTAATGCACCCGACGGAAATACCATTTCAACAGCAGAACATACATTTGCGATGATGGCTTCCATGATGCGACATATTCCGCAAGCTTATGCTTCATTAAAGAATGGGGAGTGGAAACGTTCTTCATATACAGGAACGGAACTTCGCGGCAAAACATTGGGTATAGTCGGCTTTGGACGTATCGGAGGGGAAATTGCCAAACGTGCTAAAGTATTTGGTATGGATGTCATTGTCTACGATCCGTTCCTTACTGCCGATCGTGCAAAGAAAATGTCCGTTACATCCCTGCCCTTAGATGAATTGCTTCCTAAAGCAGACATCATTACTGTGCATACTCCCCTAACGAATGAAACTAGAGGATTGATCAATAAAGAAAAACTGCTTACCTGTAAAAAAGGCATATATGTACTGAACTGCGCCCGTGGCGGTATTCTGGATGAAGATGACTTATATGAAGCGATAGTTGAAGGACATGTTGCCGGAGCGGCACTGGACGTTTTCGTCGAAGAACCTCCACTTGGCCATAAACTGCTTGAACTGGATAGCGTCATAGCTACACCTCATCTAGGTGCATCTACGAAAGAGGCCCAATTAAATGTGGCCGTACAGGTTGCCCAAGAAGTATTGACCTATTTCGAAGGAAATCCAGTCTCAAGTTCCATCAACCTTCCAGCCATTTCTAAAGAAGTCTTTGAAAAGGTACAACCATTCTATCAACTTGTTCAGCAAATGGGATCCATTGCTTCTCAGTGCATGAAAGAAGGAATTCAGGAAATCTCCGTTACGTATGCTGGAGAATCATTGGACTTCGATACAGCGATTCTGACAAAAAGTCTGATCTCAGGTTTCTTCAAATCAAGAGTTGATGCAGCCGTCAATGAAGTGAATGCCCTGCTGATCGCAAAAGAGCGTGGCATCACAGTTGGTGAAAAAATCTCTACGGACTCTTTAGGGTACTCTAACTTGATCAGCCTTAAAGTAAAAGGTGACAACCGTGAATTAACAATCAGTGGAACTTATATCGAAAATTACGGTTCTCGAATTGTTAGTTTGAATGATTTCAAAATCGACTTTCATCCGGAATCGAATTTACTTTATATCCAGCATACCGATAAACCTGGTGTTATTGGTAACGTAGGTAAGATCCTTGGTGACCACGGAGTGAATATCGCCACAATGCAGGTAGGTCGTAAAAAAGCTGGCGGGGAAGCCATCATGGTTCTGAGCTTTGATGAACCCTTAGAGGACAACATGAAACAATTTTTAATGGAAATAGATGATATTACGTTCATGGCCCGTATTTCATTATAA
- a CDS encoding GerMN domain-containing protein, with amino-acid sequence MRKSRWKESEIEDMLRELPKLKDDRTKAEVFAGIHDKKRKKHWMPLIAGVTSLFLLVAFASSLIIGKKGTTSQEETGSNGKFSISENKEMTEHERQGIKEDTSEDKQDNQEFLGKRVEIESNDEVSEIEPLKGEKEKTFVHAIYQDDLKNASFITMGIPDDQMNFIVPISIKLKHNDESNTLNRLVNQMSDIDEEQYGLFDYFPLDIKISQGKDMNTANIDFRKNSRLLDDDTLFLHSMEETLSYNNIEKMTFSTGGKQGAMFAHAGFLKEADIPHQKKRTYLLYQRDESSPRFLVPSNLDYQDFEEALQAGKGKPDIEGISPAIPDDLNWESIRSKGDLVIINLSDQAAIENSKESLQALEAILFIAKDFGFEKVKFENAPIEEVGQLNLTEDIVVPKAPNQVN; translated from the coding sequence TTGAGAAAATCCCGTTGGAAAGAAAGCGAAATTGAAGACATGCTGCGCGAACTTCCAAAATTAAAAGATGACCGAACAAAGGCAGAGGTGTTTGCGGGAATACATGATAAAAAGAGAAAGAAACACTGGATGCCTCTAATTGCGGGTGTTACCTCCTTATTCTTATTGGTTGCTTTTGCGTCATCATTAATTATTGGGAAAAAAGGAACTACAAGTCAAGAGGAGACCGGCAGTAATGGGAAATTTTCCATTTCTGAAAATAAGGAAATGACAGAACATGAACGGCAGGGTATCAAAGAAGATACATCAGAAGATAAACAGGATAATCAAGAGTTTTTGGGTAAGCGAGTGGAAATTGAATCTAACGACGAGGTTTCAGAAATAGAACCATTAAAAGGTGAAAAGGAAAAAACTTTTGTACATGCGATTTATCAAGACGACCTGAAAAATGCTTCGTTCATTACCATGGGTATACCGGATGATCAAATGAATTTCATCGTTCCCATCTCAATAAAACTCAAACATAATGACGAATCGAATACACTGAATCGGTTAGTTAACCAAATGTCCGATATCGATGAAGAGCAATATGGGCTATTTGACTATTTTCCGCTTGATATAAAGATTAGCCAAGGAAAAGATATGAACACTGCTAATATTGACTTTCGAAAAAACAGCCGGCTATTGGATGATGATACACTTTTTCTCCACTCGATGGAAGAAACGCTTTCCTATAATAATATAGAGAAGATGACTTTTTCTACAGGTGGTAAGCAAGGTGCAATGTTTGCACATGCAGGATTTTTAAAGGAGGCGGATATTCCTCATCAAAAAAAACGCACATACCTTCTTTACCAAAGAGATGAATCCTCTCCAAGGTTTCTTGTTCCAAGCAATCTGGATTATCAGGACTTCGAAGAGGCGCTTCAAGCTGGAAAAGGGAAGCCGGACATTGAGGGAATATCACCTGCAATCCCGGATGACCTGAATTGGGAAAGTATACGTTCAAAAGGAGATCTTGTGATCATTAATCTATCAGATCAAGCTGCTATTGAAAATAGCAAGGAATCCCTTCAAGCTTTAGAAGCCATTCTCTTCATTGCTAAGGATTTTGGTTTTGAAAAAGTGAAATTCGAAAATGCCCCTATTGAAGAGGTAGGCCAGCTGAATTTAACTGAAGACATAGTGGTGCCCAAAGCACCGAACCAAGTCAATTGA
- the sigX gene encoding RNA polymerase sigma factor SigX, with protein MNGCGEMKDSVFHDLYEKYHQEIYQFIYYMTKNRETAEDLVQEVYIRVLKAYERFEGKSSEKTWIYSIARNVTIDFFRKQKGWKDKIFPNFDWDRQLIKDTQPIPEEVAIMNDDIQDIYQCLNRCTTNQRSVIILRYIQSMSITETAEVLNWSESKVKTTQHRALKAIKKLMEDSSGKEGHRIEKIPLERKRN; from the coding sequence ATGAACGGATGTGGGGAAATGAAGGATTCCGTTTTCCACGATCTTTATGAAAAATATCATCAGGAAATTTATCAATTCATTTATTATATGACTAAAAATCGTGAAACGGCTGAGGACCTTGTTCAGGAGGTCTATATCCGGGTATTGAAGGCCTATGAACGCTTCGAAGGAAAAAGCAGTGAAAAAACGTGGATTTATTCGATTGCAAGAAATGTGACAATTGATTTTTTTCGGAAACAAAAAGGGTGGAAAGACAAAATCTTCCCTAACTTTGATTGGGATAGGCAATTGATTAAAGATACACAGCCCATTCCGGAAGAAGTGGCTATCATGAACGACGATATCCAAGATATTTATCAATGCTTAAACCGGTGTACCACGAATCAAAGATCCGTCATCATTTTACGATATATTCAGAGCATGTCCATTACGGAAACTGCTGAAGTATTAAATTGGAGTGAAAGTAAGGTAAAAACGACCCAGCACCGTGCTTTAAAGGCAATCAAAAAATTGATGGAAGATTCATCAGGGAAGGAGGGCCACCGCATTGAGAAAATCCCGTTGGAAAGAAAGCGAAATTGA
- a CDS encoding ATP-binding protein has protein sequence MMLWGSVVGKLWATILLLVSFVLIVLTVLLVEFFQNFQIENIENNLTKTAEQIIKVTNDHQGSNNEVLQIASELIGNETKMIILNDEKMVFSSIGGEKEFEITAEFIKNDPELLKVFTDRKTVKKEIALSDDAGKEELSAIVVGIPLELNGEQDEVFLFQSLESMEETTKSTTQFILLAAGIAIILTTIFAFFLSTRINAPLVKMREAALAIARGKFDTKVPILTQDEIGELAIAFNQMRKQLKFNMNALSQEKEHLSSILSSMADGVITFNKDGTILETNPPAERFLQSWYFEKGYNREDNVNVPLVLMNLFDESESFDKERVGEITLQGRDWGLIVSPLYTNADNIRGAVAIIRDMSDERRMDKLRTDFIANVSHELRTPISMLQGYSEAIVDDIASSEEEKVEMARIIYDESLRMGRLVNDLLDLAKLESGKMNLSFECVPISPYLKRITSKFSGLAKEKGITISASLQDNEIEWQFDPDRIEQVLTNLIDNAIRHTPSGGNIDVIQRTSDRRGLIIDVRDSGSGIPEEDLPFVFERFYKADKARTRGRSGTGLGLAIVKNIINAHDGYISVNSLPNKGTTFSFILPRIMENAE, from the coding sequence CTGATGCTATGGGGCAGTGTTGTTGGGAAGCTATGGGCAACGATCCTATTGCTCGTGTCGTTTGTATTAATCGTTTTAACCGTTCTGCTGGTCGAATTCTTTCAGAACTTCCAAATTGAAAATATTGAAAATAATTTAACCAAAACGGCTGAACAAATCATTAAGGTAACCAATGACCATCAAGGATCTAACAATGAGGTTTTACAAATAGCTTCGGAATTAATAGGCAACGAAACGAAAATGATTATTCTTAACGATGAAAAAATGGTATTCTCATCCATCGGAGGAGAAAAGGAGTTTGAAATCACGGCGGAATTCATTAAGAATGATCCCGAATTGCTCAAGGTTTTTACGGATAGAAAGACAGTCAAAAAGGAAATCGCATTATCCGATGATGCGGGTAAAGAGGAATTATCCGCAATTGTTGTAGGGATTCCACTTGAATTGAATGGGGAACAGGATGAAGTTTTCTTATTTCAATCGTTGGAATCCATGGAAGAAACCACAAAGTCCACTACACAGTTCATTTTATTGGCAGCGGGCATCGCCATCATATTGACAACGATTTTTGCTTTCTTTTTATCTACAAGAATCAATGCCCCATTGGTGAAGATGAGGGAAGCCGCGCTAGCGATTGCCCGGGGAAAATTTGATACAAAGGTTCCTATCTTGACTCAAGATGAGATTGGTGAGTTGGCCATAGCGTTTAATCAGATGAGAAAGCAACTGAAATTCAATATGAATGCACTTAGTCAGGAAAAAGAACATCTCTCAAGCATTCTTAGCAGTATGGCTGATGGGGTCATTACCTTCAATAAAGATGGCACAATCCTTGAAACGAATCCGCCAGCGGAAAGGTTTCTGCAATCCTGGTACTTTGAGAAAGGCTATAACCGGGAGGATAACGTGAATGTCCCCTTGGTTTTGATGAATCTTTTTGATGAATCAGAGTCCTTCGATAAGGAGCGAGTCGGTGAAATTACCTTGCAAGGCCGTGATTGGGGTTTGATTGTCAGCCCGCTATATACAAATGCCGACAATATCCGGGGAGCGGTGGCCATCATACGGGATATGAGTGATGAAAGACGTATGGACAAACTTAGGACGGATTTCATAGCGAATGTCTCCCATGAGTTAAGAACGCCAATTTCTATGTTGCAAGGATATAGTGAAGCGATCGTAGATGACATTGCGAGCAGTGAAGAGGAAAAGGTGGAAATGGCCCGAATCATCTATGATGAATCTTTGAGAATGGGACGTTTAGTCAATGACCTGCTTGATCTGGCTAAATTGGAATCGGGAAAAATGAACCTTAGCTTTGAATGTGTGCCTATATCTCCTTATTTAAAGCGGATAACAAGTAAGTTTTCCGGACTTGCCAAAGAAAAGGGGATCACAATATCAGCCAGTCTTCAAGACAATGAAATCGAATGGCAATTTGACCCTGACCGGATTGAACAGGTTTTGACTAATTTAATTGATAATGCGATTCGTCATACTCCTTCAGGCGGTAACATTGATGTCATCCAGAGGACTAGTGATCGAAGGGGTCTGATCATTGATGTGAGGGACTCTGGATCAGGTATTCCCGAAGAGGATTTACCTTTTGTATTCGAGAGGTTTTATAAAGCGGATAAAGCAAGGACCCGCGGCAGATCAGGTACCGGATTGGGTTTGGCAATCGTAAAAAATATAATCAATGCCCATGACGGCTACATTTCGGTAAACAGTTTACCTAATAAAGGGACAACGTTCAGTTTTATCCTGCCTCGAATTATGGAAAATGCTGAATGA
- a CDS encoding response regulator translates to MYNAIKILVVDDEERIRRLLKMYLEREEYMIDEAENGDMALTKALENDYDLILLDIMMPGKDGIEVCRELREKKTTPIIMLTAKGEEVNRVQGFEVGTDDYIVKPFSPREVVLRVKALLRRSSSTSYMQTETTAKDVIVFSHLTIDNDAHRVLADSKEVSLTPKEYELLYFLAKSPDKVFDREQLLKEVWHYEFFGDLRTVDTHVKRLREKLNRISENAAKMIVTVWGVGYKFEVIND, encoded by the coding sequence ATGTATAATGCTATAAAAATTCTCGTGGTGGATGATGAGGAAAGAATCCGCCGGCTGCTGAAGATGTATTTGGAAAGGGAAGAATACATGATCGATGAAGCGGAAAATGGAGATATGGCTTTAACAAAAGCCCTTGAAAATGATTATGATTTAATTTTATTGGATATTATGATGCCTGGTAAAGATGGAATCGAAGTTTGCCGTGAATTAAGGGAGAAGAAAACGACACCTATTATCATGCTGACTGCTAAAGGGGAAGAAGTGAACCGCGTTCAAGGGTTCGAAGTGGGTACCGATGATTATATCGTAAAGCCGTTCAGTCCTCGTGAAGTCGTGTTAAGGGTAAAAGCTTTATTACGTCGCTCTTCAAGCACGAGTTACATGCAGACGGAAACAACGGCAAAAGATGTGATCGTCTTCTCACATCTAACGATCGATAATGATGCCCACCGTGTACTTGCTGATAGCAAAGAGGTTTCTTTAACACCAAAAGAATATGAATTATTATATTTCTTAGCGAAATCCCCCGATAAAGTTTTCGATAGAGAGCAATTGTTAAAAGAAGTGTGGCACTATGAATTCTTTGGAGATCTTCGAACTGTAGACACGCATGTTAAACGCTTACGTGAAAAATTAAACCGCATATCCGAAAACGCAGCCAAGATGATTGTCACTGTTTGGGGTGTAGGTTACAAGTTCGAAGTCATTAATGACTGA
- the ccsB gene encoding c-type cytochrome biogenesis protein CcsB: MAELSSNFLYAAFLLYLVATFLFGGSIKDKRGAEEKKQNKWAKLGIFITILGFTAQIGYFITRWIAAGHAPVSNLFEFTTFFGMMLVGAFILIYYLYKTPALGLFALPIALLIIAYASMFPTEISPLIPALQSDWLHIHVTTAAAGQSILAISFVTAIIYLIKFVDQTQSSKRTFWLEGIMFTLVCTIGFVIITSSFAAMDYQAKFDWVDKHGAEVKQEFNLPALVGPNEGKLIETDRFEPLMDMPPLINAKKLNTVLWSFGMGLVLYGLIRLIARKRVAALIKPIVKNVNLNLLDEISYRSVLIGFPIFTLGALIFAMIWAQVAWTRFWGWDPKEVWALVTWLFYAAFLHLRMSKGWQGEKSAWLAVIGFAIIMFNLIFVNLVIAGLHSYA; encoded by the coding sequence ATGGCTGAATTAAGCAGTAACTTTTTATATGCAGCTTTCTTATTATATCTTGTCGCTACCTTTTTATTTGGGGGATCGATCAAGGATAAACGCGGAGCCGAAGAAAAGAAACAAAACAAATGGGCTAAACTGGGCATTTTCATCACCATTCTCGGTTTCACGGCGCAAATTGGGTATTTCATCACTAGATGGATTGCTGCCGGCCATGCCCCGGTAAGTAACCTGTTTGAATTTACGACCTTTTTCGGAATGATGCTGGTCGGTGCTTTCATATTAATATATTACCTTTATAAAACACCTGCCCTTGGGCTATTCGCTTTACCGATTGCGTTATTGATAATCGCATATGCAAGTATGTTCCCTACAGAAATTTCGCCACTCATTCCTGCTTTGCAGAGCGATTGGCTTCATATTCATGTAACGACTGCAGCGGCAGGACAGTCGATCCTTGCCATAAGTTTCGTTACTGCCATCATTTATTTAATCAAATTCGTCGATCAGACACAATCAAGCAAAAGAACGTTCTGGCTTGAAGGCATCATGTTCACATTAGTCTGCACCATCGGATTCGTCATCATCACTTCTTCTTTTGCTGCGATGGATTATCAGGCGAAGTTTGATTGGGTCGATAAACATGGTGCTGAGGTTAAACAGGAATTCAATCTCCCGGCGTTAGTGGGTCCAAATGAAGGGAAACTAATCGAGACGGATCGATTTGAACCACTTATGGACATGCCTCCACTGATCAATGCCAAGAAACTGAATACTGTACTTTGGTCATTCGGTATGGGGCTTGTCTTGTATGGTTTAATAAGGTTGATTGCTCGCAAAAGAGTGGCAGCATTGATTAAACCGATCGTTAAAAATGTGAATTTAAATTTATTGGACGAGATTAGTTATCGTTCGGTCCTTATCGGTTTTCCGATTTTTACACTCGGTGCCCTTATTTTTGCAATGATCTGGGCTCAAGTGGCCTGGACACGATTCTGGGGCTGGGATCCGAAAGAGGTCTGGGCACTTGTTACTTGGTTGTTTTATGCAGCTTTCTTGCATCTGCGCATGTCAAAGGGATGGCAAGGGGAAAAATCAGCTTGGCTTGCCGTCATCGGTTTTGCCATCATAATGTTTAACTTGATATTCGTCAATCTTGTTATTGCTGGTTTGCATTCATATGCTTGA